In the Methylomonas rhizoryzae genome, one interval contains:
- a CDS encoding TRAP transporter small permease → MTARWTAKLRRLLLVAEDLLLALAAMSLMLVAVAQIILRNAFGSGLLWADAYMRIAVLWIAMLGAMVASRHTNHIAVDLVSAHLPDAWKAVFLRCRHALTALICVAVAWFSGDFVVQEAGYADIAFAGVPVWWCEAILPIGFAVMAWRYSAAALFADTDCRKDQ, encoded by the coding sequence GTGACCGCGCGCTGGACGGCTAAATTGCGTAGGCTGTTGTTGGTTGCCGAGGATTTGTTGCTGGCCTTAGCCGCAATGTCGCTAATGCTGGTGGCAGTGGCGCAAATCATTTTGCGCAATGCATTCGGCAGCGGGTTGTTGTGGGCCGATGCCTATATGCGTATTGCGGTATTGTGGATAGCCATGTTGGGAGCGATGGTCGCCAGCAGGCACACCAATCACATTGCGGTCGATTTAGTGAGCGCGCATTTGCCGGATGCCTGGAAGGCGGTATTTCTGAGGTGCCGGCATGCGCTTACCGCCCTGATATGCGTGGCGGTTGCCTGGTTTAGCGGCGATTTCGTTGTGCAAGAGGCTGGCTATGCCGACATCGCTTTTGCCGGTGTTCCGGTCTGGTGGTGCGAGGCTATTTTGCCGATCGGATTTGCCGTCATGGCTTGGAGGTATAGCGCCGCCGCACTGTTCGCAGACACAGACTGTCGGAAAGACCAATGA
- a CDS encoding TRAP transporter large permease: MSALAILVPLLLLILGLPLFAVIALATIFGFYHSGIDLSVIGAEIYRLSNTPLLVALPLFTLAGYLLSESRTSERLLRLSRALFGWLPFGLSAIAQVVCAAFTAFTGASGVTIIALGALLLPILQHEGYQHRFSLGLVTTSGSLGLLLPPSVPLILYGVVVQQMDVAAEKFTLQQLFLAGLLPSVLMLALLIAWTPWANRDMAVQRTAFAWSELWQAGKAAAWELPLPAFVLIGIFGGYLALSEVAAGTALYVLIVEMCVYREIAPSALPAIVSKAMQMLGGILLILGVSLAFTNYLIDAEVPTVLFEWVKSHVDSKNSFLLLLNVFLLALGAILDIFSALVIVVPLIVPIAVGYGVHPVHLGIIFLANMQIGYLTPPVGMNLFIASYRFEKPIPELYRATLPFMLILLVAVLIVTYVPWLSLWFLP, from the coding sequence ATGAGCGCATTGGCCATTCTAGTACCGTTGTTGCTATTGATTTTGGGTTTACCTCTGTTCGCGGTAATAGCGCTGGCGACCATTTTTGGCTTTTACCACAGCGGGATAGACTTGAGCGTAATTGGCGCCGAGATTTACCGCTTGAGCAATACGCCGCTACTGGTCGCACTGCCGTTGTTTACCTTGGCGGGCTATTTATTGTCGGAAAGCCGAACCTCGGAGCGGCTGTTACGGTTATCGCGCGCCTTATTCGGCTGGTTGCCTTTCGGCTTGTCCGCAATCGCGCAGGTGGTTTGTGCCGCATTCACCGCATTTACCGGTGCTTCAGGCGTGACCATTATTGCGTTGGGCGCATTGTTACTGCCCATTTTGCAACACGAAGGTTATCAACACCGCTTCAGCTTAGGATTGGTGACCACTAGCGGCAGCTTAGGCTTATTGTTGCCGCCGTCGGTGCCGCTGATTTTGTACGGCGTGGTCGTGCAGCAAATGGATGTTGCGGCGGAAAAGTTTACCCTGCAACAATTGTTTTTGGCCGGGCTGCTACCCAGTGTATTAATGCTTGCATTGTTGATTGCCTGGACGCCTTGGGCTAACCGCGACATGGCGGTGCAGCGAACGGCTTTCGCCTGGAGCGAGCTTTGGCAAGCCGGCAAAGCTGCGGCTTGGGAGCTGCCGTTACCGGCGTTTGTATTAATCGGCATTTTCGGCGGTTATTTGGCGTTGTCCGAAGTGGCCGCCGGTACCGCATTGTACGTGTTGATCGTCGAAATGTGCGTTTACCGGGAGATCGCGCCGTCGGCATTGCCGGCAATTGTCAGTAAAGCCATGCAGATGTTGGGCGGTATTTTGTTGATTTTGGGCGTGTCTTTGGCTTTTACCAATTACTTGATCGACGCGGAAGTGCCCACGGTATTGTTTGAATGGGTAAAGTCCCATGTGGACTCTAAGAACAGCTTTTTACTGTTGCTGAATGTGTTTTTATTGGCGTTGGGTGCGATTTTGGACATTTTTTCCGCATTGGTCATCGTGGTGCCGTTGATCGTGCCCATCGCCGTCGGATATGGCGTGCATCCCGTGCATTTGGGGATTATTTTTCTGGCCAACATGCAAATCGGCTATTTGACTCCGCCTGTCGGCATGAACTTGTTTATCGCCAGCTACCGGTTCGAAAAGCCGATTCCGGAGCTGTACCGTGCTACTTTGCCGTTTATGTTGATTTTGTTGGTCGCGGTGTTGATCGTTACTTACGTACCGTGGCTAAGTCTCTGGTTTTTACCCTGA
- a CDS encoding SirB2 family protein translates to MLKHLHLLFVAIVIVSFVVRLAAAEWKPELNQQKWLKIAPHVLATLLLLSGIGLVFQGSWLSANFGWIVAKIVVMCVFIGLGILAMRSQGQQRWLAAAGAFVSFFYIVKVAFSKAIFPFF, encoded by the coding sequence ATGCTTAAACATTTACATTTGTTGTTTGTGGCCATCGTGATCGTTAGTTTCGTTGTGCGCTTGGCCGCCGCCGAATGGAAACCGGAGCTCAATCAGCAAAAGTGGTTGAAAATCGCACCCCACGTATTAGCTACGCTATTGCTGCTGAGCGGAATCGGCTTGGTGTTTCAAGGCAGTTGGTTGAGCGCTAACTTCGGTTGGATAGTCGCTAAAATCGTGGTGATGTGCGTTTTCATCGGCTTGGGCATATTGGCGATGCGCTCGCAAGGTCAGCAGCGTTGGCTGGCGGCGGCGGGGGCCTTCGTGAGTTTTTTTTATATCGTTAAAGTGGCTTTTAGCAAAGCAATTTTTCCGTTTTTTTAA
- a CDS encoding septal ring lytic transglycosylase RlpA family protein, with protein MNAIFSVSLMSFYSVSLAKADKPVGDSYRKTGVASIYNDRYQGKATSSGEAYDRNAMTAAHNTLPLGATVRVTNLHNNQAVVVRVNDRMRKSNSRLIDLSKQAARKLGFITAGLAKVKIEVLSI; from the coding sequence TTGAATGCCATATTTTCTGTTTCGCTGATGTCCTTTTATTCCGTCAGTTTGGCAAAGGCTGACAAACCGGTTGGCGATTCTTATCGAAAAACCGGTGTCGCTTCGATCTATAACGATAGATATCAAGGCAAAGCCACTAGCAGTGGCGAAGCCTACGATAGAAACGCTATGACCGCAGCGCACAATACTTTGCCGTTGGGTGCTACAGTGCGAGTGACCAATTTGCACAATAATCAAGCTGTAGTGGTTCGCGTGAACGACCGCATGCGTAAATCCAATAGCCGTTTGATCGATTTATCGAAGCAAGCGGCACGTAAACTTGGGTTTATCACGGCCGGTCTCGCCAAAGTAAAAATTGAAGTTTTAAGTATCTAA
- a CDS encoding Bax inhibitor-1/YccA family protein yields MRLNAAVRSQTEVLETNRVLRNTYLLLSATLLFSAAMAALAMFLNLPHPGLIVTLVGYFGLLYLTHRFSHSALGIACVFALTGFMGVTLGPILNMYLHAFSNGHQLILTALGGTGVIFLGLSAYALTTRKDFSFLAGFLMVGILVAFFAGLGAILFSLPALSLAVASMFILLMCGMILFQTSQIIHGGETNYILATVSLYVSLYNLFTSLLQLLGVFGGDD; encoded by the coding sequence ATGCGTTTAAATGCAGCCGTTCGTTCGCAAACGGAAGTTTTAGAAACCAATAGAGTATTACGTAATACCTATCTATTGCTGTCCGCTACGCTGCTGTTCAGCGCTGCCATGGCCGCGCTGGCAATGTTCCTGAATTTGCCTCACCCCGGCTTGATTGTGACCTTGGTCGGCTATTTCGGTCTGCTGTATTTGACCCATAGATTTAGCCATAGCGCCTTGGGCATCGCTTGCGTGTTTGCCTTAACCGGCTTCATGGGCGTGACACTAGGCCCTATACTCAACATGTATTTACATGCCTTTAGCAACGGTCATCAATTAATTTTGACTGCTTTGGGCGGTACCGGCGTTATTTTCTTAGGCCTTTCCGCTTACGCGCTGACTACTCGCAAAGACTTCAGCTTTTTGGCCGGATTCTTGATGGTGGGCATATTGGTGGCGTTCTTCGCCGGCTTGGGCGCTATTTTATTTTCGCTACCCGCTTTGTCCCTAGCGGTCGCCTCAATGTTCATCCTGTTGATGTGCGGCATGATATTGTTTCAAACCAGCCAAATCATCCACGGCGGGGAAACCAATTACATTCTGGCTACCGTTTCTTTATACGTTTCGCTGTATAACTTGTTTACCAGCTTGTTACAACTGTTGGGCGTATTTGGCGGCGACGATTAA
- a CDS encoding group II truncated hemoglobin yields MSGQTPYDFIGGEPAIRGLVDRFYFYMDILPQAQAIRAMHQANLATAKEKLFKYLSGWLGGPNLYVEEYGHPMLRMRHLPFRIGAAERDQWMLCMNKALEETPMDSRLRENIRQALQQLATHMINLEPNIAPAQSEHD; encoded by the coding sequence ATGTCAGGTCAAACGCCTTACGACTTTATCGGCGGGGAGCCCGCGATTCGCGGTTTGGTCGACAGGTTTTATTTTTATATGGATATTTTGCCCCAAGCGCAAGCTATCCGGGCCATGCATCAAGCCAATTTGGCTACGGCAAAGGAAAAATTATTCAAATACCTGTCAGGATGGCTGGGAGGCCCGAATCTCTATGTAGAAGAATACGGCCACCCTATGCTCAGGATGCGGCATCTACCGTTCAGAATCGGTGCAGCCGAACGCGATCAATGGATGTTATGCATGAATAAGGCGTTAGAGGAAACGCCGATGGATTCTAGGCTCAGAGAGAATATTCGGCAAGCTTTGCAGCAATTGGCTACGCATATGATTAATCTGGAGCCCAATATAGCTCCGGCGCAGTCCGAGCATGATTGA
- a CDS encoding M48 family metallopeptidase: MIELKMPAWAAKNGQSFEYQVRRSAKAKRTRIVITNEKVEVVAPFDVPESRIQAFIAAEQEWIEKALNRVRSRSAGAGCLGLAPADYSEGVNVPYLGRMLPLTIAKTTTNRLRVELQGLEHFTVYVPQNLIGDRSEHIRAGLASWMRHQARQHAQALIAKHAGKFGLYPRQLRIKTLKSRWGSCGPNNDINLNWLLMLAPADMLEYVVVHELCHIKHKNHSPAFWALVAAHMPDYPQRRQWLKQHGAGVMRGL, encoded by the coding sequence ATGATTGAACTGAAAATGCCCGCTTGGGCGGCAAAAAACGGACAGTCTTTCGAATATCAAGTGCGGCGCAGCGCCAAGGCGAAGCGGACGCGTATTGTGATCACCAACGAAAAAGTGGAAGTGGTGGCGCCGTTCGACGTGCCGGAGAGTCGAATTCAGGCTTTTATCGCAGCCGAGCAAGAGTGGATAGAAAAAGCGCTAAACCGGGTGCGTAGTCGGTCTGCCGGCGCCGGCTGTTTAGGTTTAGCGCCCGCCGACTATAGCGAAGGCGTGAACGTACCGTATCTGGGCCGCATGTTGCCGTTAACGATAGCCAAGACTACAACTAACAGGCTACGAGTAGAATTGCAGGGACTGGAGCACTTTACCGTCTATGTTCCGCAAAATCTGATCGGCGATCGTTCGGAACACATTCGCGCCGGGTTGGCAAGTTGGATGAGGCATCAGGCAAGACAACACGCGCAAGCGTTAATTGCTAAACATGCCGGTAAATTCGGCCTATATCCACGGCAATTACGTATCAAAACGCTAAAGTCGCGCTGGGGCAGCTGCGGACCGAACAACGATATCAACCTGAATTGGTTGTTGATGCTGGCACCGGCGGACATGCTGGAATATGTGGTGGTCCACGAGCTCTGCCATATCAAGCATAAAAATCATTCGCCGGCCTTTTGGGCCTTGGTGGCTGCGCACATGCCCGATTATCCGCAACGCCGGCAATGGCTCAAACAACATGGGGCCGGTGTGATGCGTGGTCTATAA
- a CDS encoding cohesin domain-containing protein, with protein MNSMFRRVWLLALLLSSATAANAALELSLGSRQSAAVLSVSIAISGLEAGIAPALSAYDLDLYFDASRLAYLDTVVGDGQLGDELDVFDAGNNLISASLSQPGRLNLFELSFDDPADLNALQADTFRLALVNFVVLQAGETTLDLTINALADADGEALSASPASLTVAAVPLPPSLVMMATGLMLLYTRRRERGRQPA; from the coding sequence ATGAACAGCATGTTTCGCCGGGTCTGGCTTTTGGCCTTGCTGTTGTCGAGTGCCACTGCCGCCAATGCCGCGCTCGAACTATCCCTGGGTTCGCGCCAATCCGCGGCGGTGTTGAGCGTGAGCATTGCGATTTCCGGTTTGGAGGCCGGCATCGCGCCGGCCCTGTCAGCCTACGATTTGGATTTGTACTTCGACGCTTCCCGCTTGGCTTATCTGGACACAGTGGTCGGTGACGGGCAATTGGGGGACGAACTGGACGTGTTCGACGCGGGTAACAACCTGATTTCCGCCTCGCTGTCCCAACCCGGCCGGTTAAATCTGTTCGAATTGTCGTTCGACGATCCGGCGGATTTAAATGCATTGCAAGCCGACACGTTTCGCCTGGCGCTTGTGAATTTCGTGGTGCTGCAAGCGGGCGAGACCACGCTGGATTTGACAATCAACGCCTTAGCCGATGCCGACGGCGAGGCTTTGTCGGCCAGTCCCGCATCGCTAACCGTTGCCGCAGTCCCTCTGCCGCCATCGTTGGTCATGATGGCGACCGGCCTGATGCTGCTGTACACACGCCGGCGAGAGCGAGGCCGGCAACCGGCTTAG
- a CDS encoding UPF0182 family protein produces MRSWKLIPTLVGVTIVGAIVLYIAFYFVFLDFFVDLWWFRSLDFETYFWLRLLYRFIFSGAVTLFFFGVFQFHFWIASRYLGLNPPEEVWLDDKKRRRFQRFADTFMSGSVKVFTPVSVLLAVAIAVPFYLQWEDALLFFFGNDAKIADPVYGNDVSFYLFSYPIYVLIQKELLTTALMVFLATGLLYWMEHIFIPNQGKEFPLGAKIHMTVLFLFVVLFVVWGYLLDRFGLLFTNTREPVFFGPGFVDLRFHLPLIWLSILAFLAIAGSLIFYVFSERHRSKTPIVISVLSFSAILLLKNSDMLPGLIDKFIVRPNPTRTEGAFMKYNIDATLTAYGLTNIHTIELPIKLEPTKDIEDWSNKEHFENIPVWDREFLIDSYQQLQAIRPYYRFTTVDEDRYFIHDHHQQVNLAAREVNISNLPREAQNWENTHLRYTHGYGAVVSPAAQDAGIPIVWYLRDLNLTSNVGFEVKYPDIYYGQEKYPYAIVPNNLIIKDISGSDLDDTPDYHGNSGIPIASYFRKLLFAFYFKDEKIFFSPNITKHSKLLIRRNIDERIATLTPFLHLDKDPYLVIEKERFYWIQDAYTLSDKYPVSQPAADDFLDGSQKFNYIRNSVKIVVDAYDGSVDYYIAEPDDPIVSAYSRAYPGLFKKLEEMPESLLKHLRYPRDLYYMQMKLYAKYHQDSPELFYEQAETWQYATVDGEPVLPYFITMDFGRCGNREEFVMINPMTPVHRDNLSMVGVASTLDQHACDNSYKPGVTIYKFPKAVQVNGPSQVNALIDQNPEIAAQFTLWNQLGSEVKKGRMVILPMGNSVLYVQPIYMLATKNKIPELARVIVSIGNQVVMDTTLWGAFASLKESFLKQANGSTSGTTIKAPKQ; encoded by the coding sequence ATGCGTAGTTGGAAGCTAATACCTACGTTAGTCGGTGTGACGATAGTCGGTGCTATCGTTTTGTACATCGCATTTTATTTCGTGTTTCTGGATTTCTTCGTCGATTTATGGTGGTTTAGGTCGCTGGATTTCGAGACCTATTTCTGGCTGCGTTTGTTGTACCGATTCATTTTCTCCGGCGCGGTGACGCTATTTTTCTTTGGAGTGTTTCAATTTCATTTTTGGATCGCGTCGCGTTATTTGGGTTTGAATCCGCCGGAGGAGGTCTGGTTGGACGACAAAAAACGCCGGCGTTTTCAACGTTTTGCCGACACATTCATGTCCGGCTCGGTCAAGGTGTTTACTCCGGTTTCCGTGCTGTTGGCGGTCGCCATCGCCGTACCGTTTTATTTGCAGTGGGAAGACGCCTTGCTGTTTTTCTTCGGGAACGACGCCAAAATCGCCGACCCGGTGTACGGCAACGACGTCAGTTTCTATCTATTTTCCTATCCGATTTACGTGTTGATCCAAAAGGAGCTATTGACCACCGCGCTGATGGTGTTTCTGGCTACCGGTCTGTTGTATTGGATGGAACACATCTTTATTCCGAATCAAGGCAAGGAATTTCCGCTCGGAGCCAAGATTCATATGACGGTACTGTTTTTGTTCGTTGTCCTGTTCGTCGTCTGGGGTTACTTGCTGGACCGCTTCGGCTTGTTGTTTACCAATACCCGCGAGCCGGTGTTTTTCGGACCGGGATTCGTCGATTTACGCTTCCATCTACCGCTGATTTGGTTGTCGATACTGGCATTTTTAGCGATTGCCGGTTCGCTGATTTTTTACGTGTTCTCGGAGCGGCACCGCAGCAAAACCCCGATTGTCATTTCCGTGTTGAGCTTTTCGGCCATTTTGCTGTTGAAAAACTCCGACATGCTGCCGGGATTGATCGACAAATTCATTGTTAGGCCGAATCCGACCCGCACCGAGGGCGCATTCATGAAATACAACATCGACGCGACGTTGACCGCCTACGGTTTGACCAACATCCATACCATCGAATTGCCGATCAAGTTGGAACCGACCAAGGACATCGAAGACTGGTCCAATAAGGAGCATTTCGAAAATATCCCGGTGTGGGATAGAGAGTTTTTGATCGACAGCTACCAGCAACTGCAAGCGATCAGGCCCTATTACCGCTTTACTACGGTGGACGAAGACCGCTACTTCATTCACGACCACCATCAGCAAGTGAATTTGGCGGCACGCGAAGTCAATATCAGCAACCTGCCGCGCGAAGCGCAAAACTGGGAGAACACCCATTTGCGCTATACCCACGGTTACGGCGCGGTGGTGTCGCCGGCGGCCCAGGATGCTGGCATTCCCATCGTTTGGTATTTAAGGGACTTGAATCTGACGTCCAACGTCGGTTTCGAAGTTAAATATCCGGATATTTATTACGGTCAAGAAAAATATCCTTACGCGATCGTGCCGAACAACTTAATCATCAAGGATATTTCCGGTTCGGATTTGGACGATACTCCGGATTATCACGGCAACTCCGGCATACCGATTGCGTCGTACTTTCGCAAGTTGCTGTTTGCGTTTTATTTTAAAGACGAAAAGATATTTTTCTCGCCCAATATTACCAAGCACAGCAAATTGTTGATTCGGCGTAACATCGACGAGCGTATCGCCACGCTGACGCCGTTCTTGCATTTGGATAAAGATCCGTATTTGGTCATCGAGAAAGAGCGCTTTTATTGGATACAAGACGCATACACCTTATCGGATAAATATCCGGTGTCTCAGCCGGCGGCGGACGACTTTTTGGACGGCAGTCAGAAATTCAATTACATCCGCAACTCGGTGAAAATTGTGGTCGACGCCTACGACGGCAGCGTCGATTACTATATTGCCGAACCGGACGACCCTATCGTCAGCGCGTATAGCCGGGCGTATCCCGGCTTGTTCAAAAAACTGGAGGAAATGCCGGAGAGTTTGCTCAAGCATTTGCGCTACCCGCGCGATCTTTACTACATGCAGATGAAGCTTTACGCCAAATATCACCAGGACAGTCCGGAGCTGTTCTACGAGCAGGCGGAAACGTGGCAATATGCGACGGTGGACGGCGAACCGGTGTTGCCGTACTTCATCACCATGGACTTCGGTCGCTGCGGCAATCGGGAGGAATTCGTGATGATCAACCCCATGACGCCGGTGCACAGGGATAACTTGAGCATGGTCGGCGTGGCCAGTACCCTGGATCAGCATGCCTGCGACAATAGTTATAAACCGGGCGTCACCATTTATAAATTTCCTAAGGCGGTGCAGGTCAACGGGCCGTCCCAGGTTAATGCGTTGATCGACCAAAATCCGGAGATAGCCGCCCAATTCACGCTGTGGAACCAGCTCGGTTCCGAGGTGAAAAAAGGCCGTATGGTGATTCTGCCCATGGGTAATTCGGTGTTGTACGTGCAACCGATCTACATGTTAGCGACTAAAAACAAAATCCCGGAATTGGCGCGGGTCATTGTGTCCATCGGCAATCAGGTGGTGATGGACACCACGCTGTGGGGAGCGTTTGCCAGCTTGAAAGAGTCGTTCCTCAAGCAGGCAAACGGTTCGACGTCCGGCACTACGATTAAAGCCCCCAAGCAGTAA
- a CDS encoding SixA phosphatase family protein, whose amino-acid sequence MLLTFFRHATAEQHGLSKPDADRALVEKGEKQVLRVAQFCSLHQLLPQRLLTSPLLRAQQTAQLLRGELSGCPAPEVVDWLRLGTPVQTAGRRIESLRREADDVWLVGHEPDISALVAELLGIGQFCLQVKKASLTRLQFDNGTGRWLLLWSLPCALMR is encoded by the coding sequence ATGTTGCTGACTTTTTTTCGGCATGCGACGGCCGAACAGCACGGTCTTTCCAAGCCTGATGCCGACAGGGCGTTAGTAGAAAAGGGCGAAAAACAAGTGCTTAGAGTTGCACAATTTTGCAGCCTACATCAATTGCTGCCGCAACGCCTGTTGACCAGCCCGCTGCTCCGGGCCCAACAGACCGCGCAATTACTGCGGGGCGAGTTGAGCGGCTGTCCCGCGCCGGAGGTGGTGGATTGGTTAAGGTTAGGAACGCCGGTCCAAACGGCCGGGCGCCGGATCGAAAGTCTTCGTCGCGAGGCCGACGATGTTTGGCTGGTTGGCCACGAGCCTGATATTTCCGCGCTGGTCGCCGAATTGCTTGGGATCGGCCAATTCTGTTTACAAGTAAAAAAAGCGTCTTTGACGCGATTACAGTTCGATAACGGGACGGGGCGATGGTTGTTATTGTGGAGCTTGCCTTGTGCTTTGATGCGGTAA
- the mepA gene encoding penicillin-insensitive murein endopeptidase: MNKLVLCLIAAGFSANCAARSEAEIWAKVAAPTKSARAESIGSYTNGCLRGAQALPVTGVGYQVMRLSRNRFYGHPDLVRYIQDLGAFASGQKLGTLLVGDLGQPRGGPTVSGHKSHQTGLDVDMWFLLPNNLESRVLSSQERESWGAPSMLDAHNAVDFGRWTQAHEQLLETAARDARVERIFVNPAIKQALCNDKARFADSAWLRKIRPWWKHDDHFHVRLKCPGGSDDCSSQEAVPAGDGCGADLAWWFSAEALAPQPAAKPSVKPPLPAKCAEVLSQP; the protein is encoded by the coding sequence ATGAATAAACTAGTGTTATGTTTGATTGCGGCCGGGTTCAGCGCCAATTGCGCGGCTCGTTCGGAAGCGGAAATTTGGGCGAAAGTGGCAGCGCCGACTAAAAGCGCGCGGGCCGAAAGCATAGGCAGCTATACCAACGGCTGTTTGCGCGGCGCCCAGGCCTTGCCGGTTACCGGCGTCGGCTATCAAGTCATGCGTTTGTCGCGTAACCGGTTTTACGGTCACCCGGATTTGGTCCGCTACATTCAAGACTTGGGCGCGTTTGCGTCAGGGCAAAAGCTGGGCACTTTGTTGGTCGGCGATTTAGGTCAGCCGCGCGGCGGCCCGACAGTCAGCGGCCATAAGAGCCACCAAACCGGGCTGGACGTGGATATGTGGTTTTTATTGCCGAACAATTTGGAAAGCCGGGTGTTGTCCAGTCAGGAGCGGGAAAGCTGGGGAGCGCCTTCGATGTTGGATGCCCATAACGCCGTCGATTTCGGCCGTTGGACCCAAGCCCACGAACAGCTGTTGGAGACGGCGGCCCGCGATGCCAGGGTGGAGAGGATATTCGTCAATCCGGCGATCAAACAAGCCTTGTGTAACGATAAGGCGCGCTTCGCCGACAGCGCATGGTTACGCAAGATTCGTCCCTGGTGGAAACACGACGACCATTTTCACGTGCGGCTTAAGTGTCCCGGCGGCAGTGACGATTGCAGCAGCCAGGAAGCGGTACCGGCAGGCGACGGGTGCGGCGCCGATTTAGCCTGGTGGTTCAGCGCCGAAGCGCTCGCCCCGCAGCCTGCCGCCAAGCCTAGCGTGAAACCGCCTTTGCCGGCTAAATGCGCCGAGGTATTGTCTCAGCCCTAA
- a CDS encoding hydrolase produces MPITQKRLPGAIWLGNPHWQTIYPALLRAPLTLFRTRERLPTPDQDFLDLDWYGETGSDVVIILHGLAGSSESQYVTSLQHLLRQQGFASVALNFRGCSGQPNRLARSYHSGDTGDLNIVYRRLRHRFPQAKLSAVGFSLGGNVLLKWLGEQGEQLDLTAAVAVSVPLVLSECADRMDSGFSKFYSAYLLAELRRYIGKKRVFLDAQGLDAEAEKLRNLGDLRRLKSFWQYDDQVTAPLHGFAGVDDYYRRSSSRQFLGRIAVPTLLIQAEDDPFMTRAVLPAPAELAAPVTLELYDRGGHVGFLDGVGRKAPHSWLDKRIAAYLLERHAGSIRL; encoded by the coding sequence GTGCCAATCACACAAAAGCGCTTGCCGGGCGCTATTTGGCTGGGAAATCCGCATTGGCAGACCATTTATCCCGCCTTGTTGCGCGCTCCCCTAACGCTGTTTCGCACCCGGGAGCGTTTGCCAACCCCGGACCAAGATTTTCTGGATTTGGATTGGTACGGCGAAACCGGGTCCGACGTCGTTATCATTTTGCACGGTTTGGCCGGCAGCTCCGAATCGCAATACGTGACGAGTTTGCAGCATTTGCTACGGCAACAGGGCTTTGCCAGTGTCGCGCTGAATTTTCGCGGTTGCAGCGGTCAACCCAACCGCTTGGCGCGCAGCTATCATTCCGGCGACACCGGCGATCTGAATATCGTATATCGCAGGTTGCGGCACAGATTTCCGCAAGCCAAGCTGTCGGCGGTCGGTTTTTCGTTGGGCGGAAACGTGTTGTTGAAATGGTTGGGCGAACAAGGCGAGCAGCTCGATTTGACGGCTGCGGTTGCGGTTTCCGTACCCTTGGTGTTAAGCGAATGCGCTGACCGGATGGATAGCGGATTTTCCAAATTTTACAGCGCCTATTTGCTGGCCGAATTGCGCCGCTACATCGGCAAAAAACGGGTTTTTCTCGATGCGCAAGGTTTGGACGCCGAAGCGGAAAAATTGCGCAACCTCGGCGATCTGCGCCGCTTGAAGTCTTTTTGGCAATACGACGATCAAGTCACCGCACCCTTGCATGGCTTCGCCGGAGTCGACGATTATTACCGGCGCTCCAGCTCCCGGCAGTTTTTGGGCCGCATCGCAGTGCCGACCTTATTGATTCAAGCCGAGGACGATCCTTTCATGACGCGGGCGGTCTTACCCGCACCCGCTGAGCTGGCGGCACCGGTGACTTTGGAGCTTTACGACCGCGGCGGTCATGTCGGTTTTTTAGACGGCGTCGGCCGCAAGGCGCCGCATTCCTGGCTGGATAAGCGCATTGCGGCTTATTTGCTCGAGCGGCACGCGGGTTCCATCCGCCTGTAG
- a CDS encoding HipA N-terminal domain-containing protein produces the protein MKRLAVFAGEQLVGYLQESQQYQLLFRYAPDWLTNPNAIALCANLPLTEQIFTGAQCRGEIKADGFKSCRTANA, from the coding sequence ATGAAACGCTTGGCCGTATTTGCCGGCGAGCAATTGGTCGGTTATTTACAGGAAAGCCAACAGTACCAACTGTTATTTCGTTACGCGCCGGATTGGTTGACCAATCCCAACGCCATTGCGCTTTGCGCCAATCTGCCACTCACCGAACAAATCTTCACAGGCGCCCAATGTCGCGGCGAAATTAAAGCGGATGGTTTCAAATCCTGCAGAACTGCAAATGCTTGA